The DNA sequence CGCCCGAGGCGCGCGAGCGGTTCACCGCGATGTTCCTGAACGAGGCCCGCGCCGCCGCCGGCCTCAACCATCCGCACATCGTCACGGTGTTCGACGCCGGCACCAGCCCGCAGGGCGCGTACATCGCGATGGAGCTGCTCAAGGGCAAGGACCTGCGCCAGCTGCTCAAGGAAGGCTGGCGCCCCTCCCCCGTCGAGGCCGCGCTGCTGGTGCGGCGCGTCGCCGACGCACTGGCCTACGCGCACGCCAAGGGCGTCGTGCACCGCGACATCAAGCCGGCCAACATCTTCATGGTCGGGCGCACCCAGCCCAAGGTGCTGGACTTCGGCATCGCGCGGGTCGCCAGCCAGCAGGACGACGCCGACGATTTCGCGGCCGGCTCGCCCTACTACATGGCCCCCGAGCAGGTGAAGCAGACGCAGCCGGTGGACCGCCGCTGCGACGTGTTCTCGCTCGGCGTGGTGCTGTACGAGCTGCTGACCGGCACCCGGCCGTTCACCGGCGCCACGCTCACCGAGATCGCCACCGCGGTGGTCAGCCACACCCCGCCGCCGGCGCACGAGGTCAACCCGGCCGTGCCCGTCGCACTGTCGCTGATCGCCGCCCGGGCGATGGAGAAGGACCCGGACCAGCGCTACCGATCCGCGCGCCTGCTGTCGCGCGAGCTGCGTCACTGGCTGGACGAGCAGGCCGAAGCCGCCCAGCAGGAGGAGGCCGAGGCCGATGCCCGCCGCTCCCGGCGCACCCGGCTGATGATCGGCGCCGGCGCCGCCGTGGTGGCCGTGCTGGCCGCCCTCGGGCTGCACCTGGCGGGTACCCCGGCACCCGCCCCGACCCTCGCCGCCGACGCCCCTGCCGGCCCCGCGGCCGGGACGGAACTGCCTGCCGAACCGCTGCCTCCCGCCGCGCCCCTGGAGACGGCGGACGCCCCGCCGCCTCCCGCACCGGTCGAAGGCACCGGCGAGGCGTCGGCGCCCGTGGTCGCCGCCACGCCCCCGGCGGCG is a window from the Caldimonas thermodepolymerans genome containing:
- a CDS encoding serine/threonine-protein kinase, whose product is MDFQKTVFAMTPEQALEAERARLRAPSRADGAGTTATAPVVDPTSAMADAVQARDLPTIGHIGRYALKYRLGEGGLGTVYAAQDPLLSRLVAIKTVSLDLSPEARERFTAMFLNEARAAAGLNHPHIVTVFDAGTSPQGAYIAMELLKGKDLRQLLKEGWRPSPVEAALLVRRVADALAYAHAKGVVHRDIKPANIFMVGRTQPKVLDFGIARVASQQDDADDFAAGSPYYMAPEQVKQTQPVDRRCDVFSLGVVLYELLTGTRPFTGATLTEIATAVVSHTPPPAHEVNPAVPVALSLIAARAMEKDPDQRYRSARLLSRELRHWLDEQAEAAQQEEAEADARRSRRTRLMIGAGAAVVAVLAALGLHLAGTPAPAPTLAADAPAGPAAGTELPAEPLPPAAPLETADAPPPPAPVEGTGEASAPVVAATPPAATAPRPTRAADTARERRARERDAARTAAASPAPAAAATGVVQLAVSPWGHIEVNGSPAGTVPPLSTLTLPEGRHTITLRNDAFPPHQVTVHVTPGQPVTIRHKFGS